From the Glutamicibacter halophytocola genome, the window TTTTTCACCCATGCCAGAACTGCCTGACATCCCATCGCTGGACCAGTAGCATCCAGCGAAATTCACACGATCGAAAAGATCACAATCCAACTGAAGATTCTGTCTTGGCATGCTCGGCCTGAAGAAATAAGATGAATTGCTACCGAATCACGTGAAGCAAAAACCCCGACCACGAGGTGGATAATCAGATGGCAATGATGAGCGAAGAGCTCATTGAGCAGTGGGCCGACGCAACTGCTGAGATCTACAATGAGTCCTTGACTGGCATCAACCTGAGCCGTCTGCCCGAGGCAGTGGCGCAATACGTCGAACTCTTTGCACAGAGCGAGAATCTGACGTTTAACGAAGATGCCACCCCAACCGATTACTTTGAGCATCACCCATTCGTTGCGGTGACTGCTGTGTTGAACAGCCCTGAGGCCCTGGAGGTCTTGGACGGCGATGCGCAGGACGCGCTGGATTCGATGGCTGACTTCACTGAAGCTTGGTACAACTTTGACCGTGAGCAGGAACCAGAGCTGGGCATTTCCGAGGCAGACGTCGAAGAAGACTGGTAAACACCAGTAGCGCATTTGACCGGCGCCAGGCAGGGAATTGCCTGGTGCCGGTTTTTATCTACCCAAATCTTCTGAAAACTATTCCCATTAAACGGCGAGAGTGCAACGATTCCGGTATGAGCCAGTTCAGTGTTTTTGAAAGCACCGTTCTCATACATCTTCCGGTGCGCCGCGTCTGGGAATTGCTGACCGACTGGGCAGCAGCTCCTTTGTGGATCCATGGAATTGGTTCCATGCATTCAGATGACCCAGAACTAAAAGTCGGAACCAATCTGGTCTATAGAGTCGCAGGCCACGAACGGGTCTACCGCGTCCACGACCTGATTGAGAATCGGCTGCTGATCATGCACACTTCAGAGAATCCGGACGGGCTGTCCTACCGATACGATCTGAAAGACGACGCCGGGTACACCGAGGTGGTGCTGCAAGTGGCGATCATCAATCCTGATTTGAGCGTTGAACAGTGTGAAGAGTTGGCTGCGAACGTTCGCGAAAGCGAAGGGGACAAATTGGATCAACTGCGCCTCTACGCAGAGCAAGCGCCATAAGTTTCCGCCGTGGCCGAAACGCTTTTGTTTGTGGAGGAGTCTGACGCCAAGGCATATGCACTGTCCTCTTTCCGAGGGCCGTGAGATGCTCTTCTTCGATGGCGAAATATTTATGGACAATCCAGTTGCTGCGCATCATACCGAAGCTCAGCAACTGCTGGCACGGCGCACTGATGACAAGGCGCCAATGATCCGAATCCTGGGCACCGTCGACGTTCTCGACACGCGAGGCCTGATGCCAGTTTCACCAAATACCGGAAATGAATCACCAGGTATCGAAACATGCTGCATCTCACTGCCGGCCTGCTTTGCCATGAATCCAGTGGCAACCACTGAGCAGTGCAACGTAGCCTTTTGGCCAGGCATTCAGCCAACCGTTCCTATACCGTCAACGAGATCTCCAAAACTCCATGGTGGTATGTCCCCCGGAGCTGCAGGAACCATGGTGGCAGCCTTCTCCCGGCACGAGCCAGGAGCAGGGATAATGCGCGTGATCACCTACCCGGTTTAACTTTCCATTGCTCTCGGCGCAAAGCTTCGTGGGCGGCTCTATCAGCAGAATCATGCACTAGGGATCGTTAACGACCTCAAACCAACAGCGGCCCATCGAGCAGCAGACATACTCAGCCTTCTGATCGTTCTCCTTTCTCCCCTCGTGGTAGCAATACTCTTGAGCCCTCCTGGAGTGTGGTGGGATGTGGCGGTGGCTTATGCCTTGGTGCCAGCCATCGCAGTCCGCCAGCAGGGAAAGCCGGACCGCTGAACGGGAAATGAGCCGGAAGAATCTCACCAAGGACCTTGGCCCGACTGACGTTGAGCTCAGCTGCATTGCCCGTGGAAAAAGTCGGCTCCTGGTGACGGAAAACTCCTCATTCAGGGGCTAGCTCATCAATACCAGCAGAACCATACTGTGGGGTTGGTTGCTCATACTGACAATCACCTGACGTTGTATACGCTGATGGGATTCAAACGCATTGAAACCACGCTGGCCATGAAGTATCCAGCTGCAGGGGAGTAACGCCATCTACGGTACGTCCCCTCTGAAGAAAGGGAACGACCATGCTAGAGCTATTCTCAAAACCACACTGCGGGCCATGCACCGAGTGAAGAACTACCTGGAGAAGCGTAACGCTGATTACAAAATCCACGACGTCACCGCCGACCCGGACGCACTCCAGCGTCTGAAAGACCTGGGCTACATCCAAAACCCTGTCGTCTTCGATACCCATACAGGCGATCACTGGTACGGATTCAACCCCACCAAAATCGACGCGGCTATCGCAGCAGCGAACGACCTGGCCGCAGCGGATCTTTAGGCGGTATGTCCCCATGGATCTGAACCAACGCACCGACTCTGCAAACAGCCTCGTCCTCACGGTCGTACTGCTCGGCAGCCTCGCCTGGATGCCACGGCCGACCTTCCGCCGGCGGAAGAAACTAACCAGTGCAGCCGGCATGCCTCTCGACGTGAGCCACTGGCGTACCCATAAAAGCCGCCATGCGCAACGCGTACCCGTAAATGAAAGCCAGATCCCCCAGATGCGGGCTAGCTCGAAAGTTCCGGAAGAGGAATAGCCATGAATTTCACTACCTCGCTTAACGGCGCTTTTGGCACCAACGAGAGATCAACCGCATCATGGCTCCATCTCCGCTCAGAGGGCTATACCCTTTTCCTGCCACGGAAGAATCAGCAGTGGTA encodes:
- a CDS encoding SRPBCC family protein — translated: MSQFSVFESTVLIHLPVRRVWELLTDWAAAPLWIHGIGSMHSDDPELKVGTNLVYRVAGHERVYRVHDLIENRLLIMHTSENPDGLSYRYDLKDDAGYTEVVLQVAIINPDLSVEQCEELAANVRESEGDKLDQLRLYAEQAP
- a CDS encoding glutaredoxin family protein: MHRVKNYLEKRNADYKIHDVTADPDALQRLKDLGYIQNPVVFDTHTGDHWYGFNPTKIDAAIAAANDLAAADL